In the Symphalangus syndactylus isolate Jambi chromosome Y, NHGRI_mSymSyn1-v2.1_pri, whole genome shotgun sequence genome, one interval contains:
- the LOC129476740 gene encoding RNA-binding motif protein, Y chromosome, family 1 member A1-like: MELQASQGRGASGHAGSLRNNWPTPTAFAMIGRWSTMVEADRPGKLFIGGLNRETDEKMLKAVFGKHGPISEVLLIKDRTSKCRGFAFITFENPADAKNAAKDMNGKCLDGKAIKVEQAKKPSFQSGGRWRPPASSRNRSPYGSLRSARGSSEGRRGWLPSHEGHLDDGGYTPDVTMSYARGLIAVKRGPSSRSGGPPPKKSAPCAVARSNSWMGNRGPISRRRENYGVPPRRVTISSWRNGHMSPRDDGYATKDRNHPSSRETRDYSPPSRGDAYRDYGHSTRDEHASRGYRNHGSCRETMDYAPPPKDDAYRDYGHSSWDEYSSRGYSYCDGYSEARGRDHSEHVGGSSYRDAFQRYGASHGAPPARGPRMSYDGSTCHAYGNKGDRYGRSRESYSRSCGDFYYGDREHVCGKGRRNLPSCSS; this comes from the exons ATGGAGCTGCAGGCCAGCCAGGGGCGGGGCGCCTCAGGACACGCAGGCAGCCTTCGCAACAACTGGCCGACGCCCACCGCCTTCGCAATGATTGGCCGCTGGAG CACAATGGTAGAAGCAGATCGTCCTGGCAAGCTTTTCATTGGTGGCCTCAATAGAGAGACCGATGAGAAAATGCTTAAAGCAGTATTTGGGAAACATGGTCCCATATCAGAAG TTCTTTTGATAAAGGATCGAACCAGCAAATGCAGAGGCTTTGCATTTATTACTTTTGAGAACCCTGCAGATGCTAAGAATGCTGCCAAAGATATGAATGGAAAG TGTTTGGATGGAAAAGCAATAAAAGTAGAACAAGCCAAGAAACCATCTTTTCAAAGTGGTGGTAGGTGGAGACCACCAGCTTCCTCAAGAAACAGAAGCCCTTATGGAAGTCTGAGATCTGCAAGAGGAAGTAGTGAAGGAAGAAGAGGGTGGCTTCCCTCCCATGAAGGACACTTag ATGATGGTGGATACACTCCTGATGTCACGATGAGTTATGCCAGGGGACTCATTGCAGTGAAAAGAGGTCCCTCTTCAAGAAGTGGAGGTCCTCCTCCTAAAAAGTCTGCTCCTTGTGCTGTGGCAAGAAGCAATAGTTGGATGGGAAACCGAG GTCCCATATCACGAAGAAGAGAGAATTATGGAGTTCCTCCACGCCGAGTAACAATCTCTTCCTGGAGAAATGGTCATATGTCACCGAGAGATGATGGTTATGCAACTAAGGATAg AAATCATCCAAGTTCCCGAGAAACTAGGGATTATTCTCCACCATCTAGAGGCGATGCATACCGTGATTATGGTCATTCTACTCGGGATGAGCATGCCTCCAGAGGATATAG AAATCATGGAAGTTGCCGAGAAACCATGGATTATGCTCCACCACCTAAAGACGATGCATACCGTGATTATGGTCATTCTAGTTGGGATGAATATTCCTCCAGAGGATATAG tTATTGCGATGGCTACAGCGAGGCCCGTGGTAGAGATCACTCCGAACATGTAGGTGGAAGTTCTTATAGAGATGCATTTCAGAGATATG GGGCCTCTCATGGTGCACCACCTGCACGAGGGCCTCGGATGTCTTATGATGGAAGCACCTGCCATGCATATGGTAATAAAGGAGATAGATATGGCAGAAGTCGGGAGAGTTACTCAAGGAGCTGTGGTGATTTTTATTACGGCGATCGTGAGCATGTTTGCGGAAAAGGCCGAAGGAATCTGCCTTCCTGCTCCTCGTGA